From the genome of Candidatus Nealsonbacteria bacterium CG07_land_8_20_14_0_80_39_13:
GTATTCCAACAACCCGCCCAAATCCTTCCAAAAAAAACAGCGGGTATCAGAAAACCTCTCGGCAATCAGATCATAGCCGCCCTTACTCATTCCCAATAAATACCTTGCGTATTTCTCATCCATTGATTTTATTGATATTATAACTTATAGCTTATAACTTATGGACATCAACGAAACTATAATTGAAGAGCTAATTAACGCCAATTTAAAAAAATTAGGAGATTTGGCTGTGATAAAGAGAAGAATAGCCAAAAAATTCAAAACTCCTTGCCCTTCTAATATTTCCTTGCTTAAAACTTATCACGAATTGATTAAAAACAAAAACATTTCCCGTTCCGGAATAATTGAACATATTTTAAGAAAACGCCCTGTACGCTCTCTTTCCGGAATAGTCAACATCTCTGTTTTAACCAAACCCTACCCCTGCCCGGGAAAATGCATCTATTGTCCGACGGAAAAAAACATCCCTAAAAGTTATGTTTCCGGAGAGCCGGCCGTGGAGAGAGCAAAAAAATTAAACTTTGACCCTTATCTGCAAATAGAAAAAAGGATTGAGATGTTGGAGAACGAAGGCCACCCGACTGATAAACTCGAGGTCAGAATAATCGGCGCCACATGGAGTTATTATCAGAAGAGCTATCAAAATTGGTTTATTAAAAGATGCTTTCAGGCCTCTAATGGGAAAAAATCAAAAAGTAAAAATCAAAAAATTGAAGATGTCCAAAGATTGAATGAGAAAGCGAAACATAGGATTGTCGGCTTATCCATAGAAACAAGGCCTGATTTCATTGACGAGAAAGAAATAAAAAGATTGAGAACTCTTGGAATAACAATGGTGGAAATCGGAGTCCAGTCAATTTTTGATGATGTTTTGGCGCTGAACAAAAGAGGACATGGCTCGGAAGCCATCATTAAGGCGACTAAACTCCTGAAAGATGCCGGATTCAAAGTTTGTTATCAAATGATGCCTGATTTGCCCGGTTCAACCTTGGAAAAAGATGAAGAAATGTTCAGACAATTATTCAATAATCAAAATTTCCAACCGGACTTATTAAAAATATATCCGACTGCCATTCTGAAGGGCGCGGAATTATATAAATGGTGGAAGGACAAAAAATATAAGCCCTATTCAGCAAAAGATT
Proteins encoded in this window:
- a CDS encoding tRNA uridine(34) 5-carboxymethylaminomethyl modification radical SAM/GNAT enzyme Elp3; translated protein: MDINETIIEELINANLKKLGDLAVIKRRIAKKFKTPCPSNISLLKTYHELIKNKNISRSGIIEHILRKRPVRSLSGIVNISVLTKPYPCPGKCIYCPTEKNIPKSYVSGEPAVERAKKLNFDPYLQIEKRIEMLENEGHPTDKLEVRIIGATWSYYQKSYQNWFIKRCFQASNGKKSKSKNQKIEDVQRLNEKAKHRIVGLSIETRPDFIDEKEIKRLRTLGITMVEIGVQSIFDDVLALNKRGHGSEAIIKATKLLKDAGFKVCYQMMPDLPGSTLEKDEEMFRQLFNNQNFQPDLLKIYPTAILKGAELYKWWKDKKYKPYSAKDLIKLVTEIKKEVPFYVRIQRITRDIPSKDIVAGPAKISNLRQIVVEEMEKKGEKCKCIRCREIGKDYDAKEKILLFREDYNASGGKEIFLSFENEKREKLYSLLRLRIPAEGNYSIVRELHTYGQQLPISGKSDKGGWASFASNSAQHKGLGKKLVKEAERIAGKEFHSERISIISAVGARPYYRNLGYRLTSTYMIKKLRSNVSSK